In Panthera tigris isolate Pti1 chromosome D2, P.tigris_Pti1_mat1.1, whole genome shotgun sequence, one DNA window encodes the following:
- the SEC31B gene encoding protein transport protein Sec31B isoform X15: protein MKLKELERPAVQVWSPASQCPVYLATGTSAQQLDASFSTNGTLEIFEVDFRDPSLDLKRKGVLSASSRFYKLIWGSFGNGLLEASGVIAGGGNNGMLTLYNVTHILSSGKEPVIAQRQKHTGAVRALDFNPFQGHLLATGASDSEIFIWDLNNLNVPMTPGSKSQQPPEDIKALAWNRQVQHILASAHPSGKAVVWDLRKNEPIIKVSDHSNRMHSSGLAWHPEIATQLVLCSEDDHLPVIQLWDLRFASSPLKVLESHSRGILSVSWSQADPELLLSSAKDNQILCWNLGSGEVVYKLPTQSSWCFDVQWCPRDPPVFSAASFDGWISLYSVMGRSWEVQQIRQADKISSSFSKGQPLPPLQVPEQVAQASLIPPLQKPPKWMRRPAGVSFAFGGKLVTFGLPGTPAHQVPQPCLRLVFVSQVTTESEFLRRSAELQESLGSGNLLNYCQNKIELTSLQSEKMLWQFLKKWKRVLLTPCHQPSGIKSGEKKRRDGAGLSRAPLVTLEQDSRVKFLKLLGYSKDELQKKVATWLKSDLGLGESPQSEGDDHSNRQQVFCSQASKHITEEASASSTFFDELVPQSMTPWEIPITEDTDGLLSQALLLGELGPAVELCLKEERFADAIILARAGGADLLKQTQECYWAKKKSRISSLLACVVRKNWKDMVCTCSLQNWREALALLLTYSGPEKFPELCDMLGTRMEQEGGGALTSEARLCYVCSGNVEQLVECWAKCHQASSPLALQDLMEKVMVLNRSLELLRGPDGVSSGPATTYRVTQYANLLAAQGSLATAMSYLPRDCTQPPIQQLRDRLFHAQGSGVMGQQCPPFPFPRVVVGATPHSKETSSYRLGFQFSHQVPTPSLRPRIFTPLVTSLTPSHSSPYQSSRMQNISDYRSPGPQAAQPLPLGPGVRPGPQDSLKNAPVPRTNLQRKKLPETFMPPAPITTPVMSLTSEPRGVLSSQPSVPGVGHAPPGAPGELSLQQLQQRPPEKVERKELPPEHRSLKISFDKLLRRCSLSAADLKTKRKLDEAAQRLECLYEKLCQGTLSPHVLAGLREVARCVDAGSFEQGLAVHAQVVGCSSFSEVSSFMPVLKAVLTIAHKLHT, encoded by the exons GTTTTACAAGCTGATCTGGGGGAGCTTTGGCAATGGGCTTCTGGAAGCCTCCGGGGTTATTGCAGGCGGAGGGAACAATGGCATGCTTACTCTATACAATGTGACCCACATCCTGTCTTCGGGGAAGGAGCCTGTGATTGCCCAGAGGCAGAAGCACACGGGGGCTGTCCGAGCCCTTGACTTTAATCCTTTCCAG GGCCACCTCCTGGCCACAGGAGCCAGTGATTCTGAAATCTTCATTTGGGATTTGAATAACCTAAATGTGCCAATGACCCCAGGATCCAAGTCACAG CAGCCTCCAGAAGACATCAAAGCACTCGCTTGGAACCGGCAGGTTCAACACATTCTGGCTTCTGCTCACCCCAGCGGCAAGGCAGTTGTGTGGGATCTCAGAAAGAATGAACCTATCATCAAAGTCAGCGATCATAGCAACAGG ATGCACAGCTCAGGCCTGGCCTGGCACCCAGAGATAGCCACCCAATTGGTGCTCTGCTCAGAAGATGATCATCTTCCAGTGATTCAGCTGTGGGATTTGCGCTTTGCCTCCTCTCCCCTGAAGGTGCTGGAGAGCCACAGCAG gGGGATCTTGTCAGTGTCGTGGAGCCAGGCTGACCCTGAGCTGCTGCTCAGTAGTGCCAAGGACAACCAGATCTTGTGCTGGAACCTGGGGAGTGGTGAG GTAGTATATAAGCTACCCACACAGAGTAGCTGGTGCTTTGATGTGCAGTGGTGCCCTCGGGACCCTCCAGTGTTCTCTGCTGCCTCCTTCGACGGCTGGATCAGTTTGTACTCCGTGATGGGTAGGAGCTGGGAAGTCCAGCAGATCAGACAGGCTGACAAG ATCTCTTCTTCCTTCAGCAAAGGCCAGCCTCTCCCACCATTGCAGGTGCCAGAGCAAGTGGCCCAAGCATCACTGATACCTCCTCTACAAAAACCCCCCAAATGGATGAGAAGGCCAGCAGGTGTTTCATTTGCT TTTGGGGGAAAGCTGGTTACCTTTGGCCTCCCTGGCACCCCTGCCCATCAGGTGCCACAGCCTTGCCTCCGCCTAGTCTTCGTCAGTCAAGTCACCACAGAATCTGAATTCCTGAGGCGGTCAGCTGAGCTGCAGGAGTCCCTGGGGTCAGGAAATCTCCTGAATTATTGTCAGAACAAGATCGAACTAACGTCACTACAAAGTGAAAAGATGCTCTGGCAGTTCCTGAAG AAATGGAAGAGGGTTTTGTTAACACCATGCCACCAGCCCAGCGGGATCAAatctggggagaaaaagaggagagatggTGCCGGCCTTAGTAGGGCACCTCTG GTGACCTTAGAACAAGACTCCAGAGTGAAATTTCTAAAACTATTAGGATACAGTAAAGATGAACTTCAGAAGAAG GTGGCCACGTGGCTGAAGAGTGACTTGGGGCTGGGTGAGAGCCCTCAGTCCGAGGGAGATGATCACAGTAACAGACAGCAGGTCTTCTGCAGCCAG GCCTCAAAACACATCACAGAGGAAGCTTCTGCCTCCTCAACCTTCTTTGATGAGCTGGTCCCTCAGAGTATGACTCCATGGGAGATCCCCATCACAGAAG ACACTGATGGACTCCTGAGCCAGGCTCTCCTGCTTGGAGAACTGGGCCCTGCTGTGGAGCTGTGTCTAAAGGAAGAGCGCTTTGCTGATGCCATCATCCTGGCCCGGGCTGGGGGTGCAGATCTGCTAAAGCAAACACAGGAGTGCTACTGGgccaagaagaaaagcagaatctCCTCG CTTCTAGCCTGTGTTGTACGGAAGAATTGGAAGGATATGGTGTGTACCTGTAGCCTGCAGAACTGGAGAGAGGCACTGGCCTTGCTACTGACATACTCAGGGCCAGAGAAATTCCCTGAGCTCTGTG ACATGCTGGGTACGCGCATGGAACAGGAGGGTGGCGGAGCACTGACCTCTGAAGCCAGACTCTGTTATGTGTGCTCAGGGAACGTGGAGCAGCTGGTGGAGTGTTGGGCAAAATGCCACCAGGCTTCATCCCCCCTGGCTCTACAG GACCTGATGGAGAAGGTGATGGTCCTGAATAGGAGCTTGGAGCTACTGCGGGGTCCTGATGGGGTGAGCTCAGGCCCTGCCACAACCTACAGGGTCACTCAGTATGCCAACCTCCTGGCAGCCCAGGGCAGCCTGGCCACTGCCATGAGCTACCTACCCAGGGACTGTACTCAG CCACCAATTCAGCAGCTGAGAGATCGGCTTTTTCATGCCCAGGGGTCTGGTGTCATGGGCCAACAGTgtcctccttttcccttcccccggGTTGTTGTGGGGGCTACCCCCCACTCTAAAGAGACATCATCTTACAGATTGGGATTCCAGTTTTCTCACCAG GTTCCAACTCCATCGCTAAGGCCAAGGATTTTCACACCTCTAGTGACATCCTTGACACCTTCTCATTCTAGCCCTTATCAAAGCTCCAGAATGCAGAATATAAGTGACTACAGGTCACCTGGGCCCCAGGCAGCCCAGCCTTTGCCCTTGGGCCCTGGGGTAAGACCTG GACCTCAAGATTCCTTGAAAAATGCCCCAGTGCCCAGGACAAACCTTCAGAGGAAAAAG ttGCCAGAGACATTTATGCCCCCAGCACCGATTACCACTCCAGTTATGAGCCTCACCTCTGAGCCACGAGGGGTCCTTTCCTCCCAGCCTTCTGTCCCTGGTGTGGGCCATGCTCCCCCAGGAGCACCAGGAGAACTCAGCCTGCAG cAGCTTCAGCAGCGGCCACCTGAGAAGGTGGAAAGGAAGGAGCTGCCCCCAGAGCATCGGTCCTTGAAGATTAGCTTTGACAAGCTTCTACGACGCTGCTCCCTGTCTGCCGCTGACTTA AAGACAAAACGGAAGCTGGATGAGGCAGCCCAACGTCTAGAATGTCTATATGAGAAGCTCTGCCAGGGGACA CTCTCGCCTCATGTCCTGGCTGGGCTCCGTGAGGTTGCCCGATGTGTGGACGCAGGAAGCTTTGAGCAGGGCCTTGCAGTGCATGCCCAGGTGGTGGGCTGCAGCAGCTTCAGCGAGGTCTCCAGCTTCATGCCTGTCCTGAAGGCCGTCCTCACCATTGCTCATAAGCTGCACACGTAA
- the SEC31B gene encoding protein transport protein Sec31B isoform X6, which produces MKLKELERPAVQVWSPASQCPVYLATGTSAQQLDASFSTNGTLEIFEVDFRDPSLDLKRKGVLSASSRFYKLIWGSFGNGLLEASGVIAGGGNNGMLTLYNVTHILSSGKEPVIAQRQKHTGAVRALDFNPFQGHLLATGASDSEIFIWDLNNLNVPMTPGSKSQQPPEDIKALAWNRQVQHILASAHPSGKAVVWDLRKNEPIIKVSDHSNRMHSSGLAWHPEIATQLVLCSEDDHLPVIQLWDLRFASSPLKVLESHSRGILSVSWSQADPELLLSSAKDNQILCWNLGSGEVVYKLPTQSSWCFDVQWCPRDPPVFSAASFDGWISLYSVMGRSWEVQQIRQADKISSSFSKGQPLPPLQVPEQVAQASLIPPLQKPPKWMRRPAGVSFAFGGKLVTFGLPGTPAHQVPQPCLRLVFVSQVTTESEFLRRSAELQESLGSGNLLNYCQNKIELTSLQSEKMLWQFLKVTLEQDSRVKFLKLLGYSKDELQKKVATWLKSDLGLGESPQSEGDDHSNRQQVFCSQASKHITEEASASSTFFDELVPQSMTPWEIPITEDTDGLLSQALLLGELGPAVELCLKEERFADAIILARAGGADLLKQTQECYWAKKKSRISSLLACVVRKNWKDMVCTCSLQNWREALALLLTYSGPEKFPELCDMLGTRMEQEGGGALTSEARLCYVCSGNVEQLVECWAKCHQASSPLALQDLMEKVMVLNRSLELLRGPDGVSSGPATTYRVTQYANLLAAQGSLATAMSYLPRDCTQPPIQQLRDRLFHAQGSGVMGQQCPPFPFPRVVVGATPHSKETSSYRLGFQFSHQVPTPSLRPRIFTPLVTSLTPSHSSPYQSSRMQNISDYRSPGPQAAQPLPLGPGVRPALFEPPLLREQKAQVPNPTGFPGTWPPPGPPPPMAPPDTIQPGSASLAETAQQIPLLPVRLPGLSPMSFQSPAPPVSFPVTHPPGGPGAPCSNALPTTGVSTVPPGPQDSLKNAPVPRTNLQRKKLPETFMPPAPITTPVMSLTSEPRGVLSSQPSVPGVGHAPPGAPGELSLQQLQQRPPEKVERKELPPEHRSLKISFDKLLRRCSLSAADLKTKRKLDEAAQRLECLYEKLCQGTLSPHVLAGLREVARCVDAGSFEQGLAVHAQVVGCSSFSEVSSFMPVLKAVLTIAHKLHT; this is translated from the exons GTTTTACAAGCTGATCTGGGGGAGCTTTGGCAATGGGCTTCTGGAAGCCTCCGGGGTTATTGCAGGCGGAGGGAACAATGGCATGCTTACTCTATACAATGTGACCCACATCCTGTCTTCGGGGAAGGAGCCTGTGATTGCCCAGAGGCAGAAGCACACGGGGGCTGTCCGAGCCCTTGACTTTAATCCTTTCCAG GGCCACCTCCTGGCCACAGGAGCCAGTGATTCTGAAATCTTCATTTGGGATTTGAATAACCTAAATGTGCCAATGACCCCAGGATCCAAGTCACAG CAGCCTCCAGAAGACATCAAAGCACTCGCTTGGAACCGGCAGGTTCAACACATTCTGGCTTCTGCTCACCCCAGCGGCAAGGCAGTTGTGTGGGATCTCAGAAAGAATGAACCTATCATCAAAGTCAGCGATCATAGCAACAGG ATGCACAGCTCAGGCCTGGCCTGGCACCCAGAGATAGCCACCCAATTGGTGCTCTGCTCAGAAGATGATCATCTTCCAGTGATTCAGCTGTGGGATTTGCGCTTTGCCTCCTCTCCCCTGAAGGTGCTGGAGAGCCACAGCAG gGGGATCTTGTCAGTGTCGTGGAGCCAGGCTGACCCTGAGCTGCTGCTCAGTAGTGCCAAGGACAACCAGATCTTGTGCTGGAACCTGGGGAGTGGTGAG GTAGTATATAAGCTACCCACACAGAGTAGCTGGTGCTTTGATGTGCAGTGGTGCCCTCGGGACCCTCCAGTGTTCTCTGCTGCCTCCTTCGACGGCTGGATCAGTTTGTACTCCGTGATGGGTAGGAGCTGGGAAGTCCAGCAGATCAGACAGGCTGACAAG ATCTCTTCTTCCTTCAGCAAAGGCCAGCCTCTCCCACCATTGCAGGTGCCAGAGCAAGTGGCCCAAGCATCACTGATACCTCCTCTACAAAAACCCCCCAAATGGATGAGAAGGCCAGCAGGTGTTTCATTTGCT TTTGGGGGAAAGCTGGTTACCTTTGGCCTCCCTGGCACCCCTGCCCATCAGGTGCCACAGCCTTGCCTCCGCCTAGTCTTCGTCAGTCAAGTCACCACAGAATCTGAATTCCTGAGGCGGTCAGCTGAGCTGCAGGAGTCCCTGGGGTCAGGAAATCTCCTGAATTATTGTCAGAACAAGATCGAACTAACGTCACTACAAAGTGAAAAGATGCTCTGGCAGTTCCTGAAG GTGACCTTAGAACAAGACTCCAGAGTGAAATTTCTAAAACTATTAGGATACAGTAAAGATGAACTTCAGAAGAAG GTGGCCACGTGGCTGAAGAGTGACTTGGGGCTGGGTGAGAGCCCTCAGTCCGAGGGAGATGATCACAGTAACAGACAGCAGGTCTTCTGCAGCCAG GCCTCAAAACACATCACAGAGGAAGCTTCTGCCTCCTCAACCTTCTTTGATGAGCTGGTCCCTCAGAGTATGACTCCATGGGAGATCCCCATCACAGAAG ACACTGATGGACTCCTGAGCCAGGCTCTCCTGCTTGGAGAACTGGGCCCTGCTGTGGAGCTGTGTCTAAAGGAAGAGCGCTTTGCTGATGCCATCATCCTGGCCCGGGCTGGGGGTGCAGATCTGCTAAAGCAAACACAGGAGTGCTACTGGgccaagaagaaaagcagaatctCCTCG CTTCTAGCCTGTGTTGTACGGAAGAATTGGAAGGATATGGTGTGTACCTGTAGCCTGCAGAACTGGAGAGAGGCACTGGCCTTGCTACTGACATACTCAGGGCCAGAGAAATTCCCTGAGCTCTGTG ACATGCTGGGTACGCGCATGGAACAGGAGGGTGGCGGAGCACTGACCTCTGAAGCCAGACTCTGTTATGTGTGCTCAGGGAACGTGGAGCAGCTGGTGGAGTGTTGGGCAAAATGCCACCAGGCTTCATCCCCCCTGGCTCTACAG GACCTGATGGAGAAGGTGATGGTCCTGAATAGGAGCTTGGAGCTACTGCGGGGTCCTGATGGGGTGAGCTCAGGCCCTGCCACAACCTACAGGGTCACTCAGTATGCCAACCTCCTGGCAGCCCAGGGCAGCCTGGCCACTGCCATGAGCTACCTACCCAGGGACTGTACTCAG CCACCAATTCAGCAGCTGAGAGATCGGCTTTTTCATGCCCAGGGGTCTGGTGTCATGGGCCAACAGTgtcctccttttcccttcccccggGTTGTTGTGGGGGCTACCCCCCACTCTAAAGAGACATCATCTTACAGATTGGGATTCCAGTTTTCTCACCAG GTTCCAACTCCATCGCTAAGGCCAAGGATTTTCACACCTCTAGTGACATCCTTGACACCTTCTCATTCTAGCCCTTATCAAAGCTCCAGAATGCAGAATATAAGTGACTACAGGTCACCTGGGCCCCAGGCAGCCCAGCCTTTGCCCTTGGGCCCTGGGGTAAGACCTG ctttatttGAGCCACCACTGTTAAGAGAGCAAAAGGCACAAGTTCCTAACCCCACAGGGTTCCCTGGAACATGGCCTCCTCCTGGTCCACCTCCACCCATGGCACCCCCAGACACCATACAGCCTGGCTCTGCCTCCCTGGCTGAGACTGCTCAACAGATCCCTCTGCTTCCTGTGAGACTCCCAGGTCTCAGTCCTATGAGCTTccagtccccagcccctcctgtcaGCTTCCCTGTGACACACCCTCCAGGAGGGCCCGGTGCTCCATGCTCTAATGCCCTCCCAACCACTGGCGTCTCGACTGTTCCCCCAG GACCTCAAGATTCCTTGAAAAATGCCCCAGTGCCCAGGACAAACCTTCAGAGGAAAAAG ttGCCAGAGACATTTATGCCCCCAGCACCGATTACCACTCCAGTTATGAGCCTCACCTCTGAGCCACGAGGGGTCCTTTCCTCCCAGCCTTCTGTCCCTGGTGTGGGCCATGCTCCCCCAGGAGCACCAGGAGAACTCAGCCTGCAG cAGCTTCAGCAGCGGCCACCTGAGAAGGTGGAAAGGAAGGAGCTGCCCCCAGAGCATCGGTCCTTGAAGATTAGCTTTGACAAGCTTCTACGACGCTGCTCCCTGTCTGCCGCTGACTTA AAGACAAAACGGAAGCTGGATGAGGCAGCCCAACGTCTAGAATGTCTATATGAGAAGCTCTGCCAGGGGACA CTCTCGCCTCATGTCCTGGCTGGGCTCCGTGAGGTTGCCCGATGTGTGGACGCAGGAAGCTTTGAGCAGGGCCTTGCAGTGCATGCCCAGGTGGTGGGCTGCAGCAGCTTCAGCGAGGTCTCCAGCTTCATGCCTGTCCTGAAGGCCGTCCTCACCATTGCTCATAAGCTGCACACGTAA
- the SEC31B gene encoding protein transport protein Sec31B isoform X5, whose product MKLKELERPAVQVWSPASQCPVYLATGTSAQQLDASFSTNGTLEIFEVDFRDPSLDLKRKGVLSASSRFYKLIWGSFGNGLLEASGVIAGGGNNGMLTLYNVTHILSSGKEPVIAQRQKHTGAVRALDFNPFQGHLLATGASDSEIFIWDLNNLNVPMTPGSKSQQPPEDIKALAWNRQVQHILASAHPSGKAVVWDLRKNEPIIKVSDHSNRMHSSGLAWHPEIATQLVLCSEDDHLPVIQLWDLRFASSPLKVLESHSRGILSVSWSQADPELLLSSAKDNQILCWNLGSGEVVYKLPTQSSWCFDVQWCPRDPPVFSAASFDGWISLYSVMGRSWEVQQIRQADKISSSFSKGQPLPPLQVPEQVAQASLIPPLQKPPKWMRRPAGVSFAFGGKLVTFGLPGTPAHQVPQPCLRLVFVSQVTTESEFLRRSAELQESLGSGNLLNYCQNKIELTSLQSEKMLWQFLKKWKRVLLTPCHQPSGIKSGEKKRRDGAGLSRAPLVTLEQDSRVKFLKLLGYSKDELQKKASKHITEEASASSTFFDELVPQSMTPWEIPITEDTDGLLSQALLLGELGPAVELCLKEERFADAIILARAGGADLLKQTQECYWAKKKSRISSLLACVVRKNWKDMVCTCSLQNWREALALLLTYSGPEKFPELCDMLGTRMEQEGGGALTSEARLCYVCSGNVEQLVECWAKCHQASSPLALQDLMEKVMVLNRSLELLRGPDGVSSGPATTYRVTQYANLLAAQGSLATAMSYLPRDCTQPPIQQLRDRLFHAQGSGVMGQQCPPFPFPRVVVGATPHSKETSSYRLGFQFSHQVPTPSLRPRIFTPLVTSLTPSHSSPYQSSRMQNISDYRSPGPQAAQPLPLGPGVRPALFEPPLLREQKAQVPNPTGFPGTWPPPGPPPPMAPPDTIQPGSASLAETAQQIPLLPVRLPGLSPMSFQSPAPPVSFPVTHPPGGPGAPCSNALPTTGVSTVPPGPQDSLKNAPVPRTNLQRKKLPETFMPPAPITTPVMSLTSEPRGVLSSQPSVPGVGHAPPGAPGELSLQQLQQRPPEKVERKELPPEHRSLKISFDKLLRRCSLSAADLKTKRKLDEAAQRLECLYEKLCQGTLSPHVLAGLREVARCVDAGSFEQGLAVHAQVVGCSSFSEVSSFMPVLKAVLTIAHKLHT is encoded by the exons GTTTTACAAGCTGATCTGGGGGAGCTTTGGCAATGGGCTTCTGGAAGCCTCCGGGGTTATTGCAGGCGGAGGGAACAATGGCATGCTTACTCTATACAATGTGACCCACATCCTGTCTTCGGGGAAGGAGCCTGTGATTGCCCAGAGGCAGAAGCACACGGGGGCTGTCCGAGCCCTTGACTTTAATCCTTTCCAG GGCCACCTCCTGGCCACAGGAGCCAGTGATTCTGAAATCTTCATTTGGGATTTGAATAACCTAAATGTGCCAATGACCCCAGGATCCAAGTCACAG CAGCCTCCAGAAGACATCAAAGCACTCGCTTGGAACCGGCAGGTTCAACACATTCTGGCTTCTGCTCACCCCAGCGGCAAGGCAGTTGTGTGGGATCTCAGAAAGAATGAACCTATCATCAAAGTCAGCGATCATAGCAACAGG ATGCACAGCTCAGGCCTGGCCTGGCACCCAGAGATAGCCACCCAATTGGTGCTCTGCTCAGAAGATGATCATCTTCCAGTGATTCAGCTGTGGGATTTGCGCTTTGCCTCCTCTCCCCTGAAGGTGCTGGAGAGCCACAGCAG gGGGATCTTGTCAGTGTCGTGGAGCCAGGCTGACCCTGAGCTGCTGCTCAGTAGTGCCAAGGACAACCAGATCTTGTGCTGGAACCTGGGGAGTGGTGAG GTAGTATATAAGCTACCCACACAGAGTAGCTGGTGCTTTGATGTGCAGTGGTGCCCTCGGGACCCTCCAGTGTTCTCTGCTGCCTCCTTCGACGGCTGGATCAGTTTGTACTCCGTGATGGGTAGGAGCTGGGAAGTCCAGCAGATCAGACAGGCTGACAAG ATCTCTTCTTCCTTCAGCAAAGGCCAGCCTCTCCCACCATTGCAGGTGCCAGAGCAAGTGGCCCAAGCATCACTGATACCTCCTCTACAAAAACCCCCCAAATGGATGAGAAGGCCAGCAGGTGTTTCATTTGCT TTTGGGGGAAAGCTGGTTACCTTTGGCCTCCCTGGCACCCCTGCCCATCAGGTGCCACAGCCTTGCCTCCGCCTAGTCTTCGTCAGTCAAGTCACCACAGAATCTGAATTCCTGAGGCGGTCAGCTGAGCTGCAGGAGTCCCTGGGGTCAGGAAATCTCCTGAATTATTGTCAGAACAAGATCGAACTAACGTCACTACAAAGTGAAAAGATGCTCTGGCAGTTCCTGAAG AAATGGAAGAGGGTTTTGTTAACACCATGCCACCAGCCCAGCGGGATCAAatctggggagaaaaagaggagagatggTGCCGGCCTTAGTAGGGCACCTCTG GTGACCTTAGAACAAGACTCCAGAGTGAAATTTCTAAAACTATTAGGATACAGTAAAGATGAACTTCAGAAGAAG GCCTCAAAACACATCACAGAGGAAGCTTCTGCCTCCTCAACCTTCTTTGATGAGCTGGTCCCTCAGAGTATGACTCCATGGGAGATCCCCATCACAGAAG ACACTGATGGACTCCTGAGCCAGGCTCTCCTGCTTGGAGAACTGGGCCCTGCTGTGGAGCTGTGTCTAAAGGAAGAGCGCTTTGCTGATGCCATCATCCTGGCCCGGGCTGGGGGTGCAGATCTGCTAAAGCAAACACAGGAGTGCTACTGGgccaagaagaaaagcagaatctCCTCG CTTCTAGCCTGTGTTGTACGGAAGAATTGGAAGGATATGGTGTGTACCTGTAGCCTGCAGAACTGGAGAGAGGCACTGGCCTTGCTACTGACATACTCAGGGCCAGAGAAATTCCCTGAGCTCTGTG ACATGCTGGGTACGCGCATGGAACAGGAGGGTGGCGGAGCACTGACCTCTGAAGCCAGACTCTGTTATGTGTGCTCAGGGAACGTGGAGCAGCTGGTGGAGTGTTGGGCAAAATGCCACCAGGCTTCATCCCCCCTGGCTCTACAG GACCTGATGGAGAAGGTGATGGTCCTGAATAGGAGCTTGGAGCTACTGCGGGGTCCTGATGGGGTGAGCTCAGGCCCTGCCACAACCTACAGGGTCACTCAGTATGCCAACCTCCTGGCAGCCCAGGGCAGCCTGGCCACTGCCATGAGCTACCTACCCAGGGACTGTACTCAG CCACCAATTCAGCAGCTGAGAGATCGGCTTTTTCATGCCCAGGGGTCTGGTGTCATGGGCCAACAGTgtcctccttttcccttcccccggGTTGTTGTGGGGGCTACCCCCCACTCTAAAGAGACATCATCTTACAGATTGGGATTCCAGTTTTCTCACCAG GTTCCAACTCCATCGCTAAGGCCAAGGATTTTCACACCTCTAGTGACATCCTTGACACCTTCTCATTCTAGCCCTTATCAAAGCTCCAGAATGCAGAATATAAGTGACTACAGGTCACCTGGGCCCCAGGCAGCCCAGCCTTTGCCCTTGGGCCCTGGGGTAAGACCTG ctttatttGAGCCACCACTGTTAAGAGAGCAAAAGGCACAAGTTCCTAACCCCACAGGGTTCCCTGGAACATGGCCTCCTCCTGGTCCACCTCCACCCATGGCACCCCCAGACACCATACAGCCTGGCTCTGCCTCCCTGGCTGAGACTGCTCAACAGATCCCTCTGCTTCCTGTGAGACTCCCAGGTCTCAGTCCTATGAGCTTccagtccccagcccctcctgtcaGCTTCCCTGTGACACACCCTCCAGGAGGGCCCGGTGCTCCATGCTCTAATGCCCTCCCAACCACTGGCGTCTCGACTGTTCCCCCAG GACCTCAAGATTCCTTGAAAAATGCCCCAGTGCCCAGGACAAACCTTCAGAGGAAAAAG ttGCCAGAGACATTTATGCCCCCAGCACCGATTACCACTCCAGTTATGAGCCTCACCTCTGAGCCACGAGGGGTCCTTTCCTCCCAGCCTTCTGTCCCTGGTGTGGGCCATGCTCCCCCAGGAGCACCAGGAGAACTCAGCCTGCAG cAGCTTCAGCAGCGGCCACCTGAGAAGGTGGAAAGGAAGGAGCTGCCCCCAGAGCATCGGTCCTTGAAGATTAGCTTTGACAAGCTTCTACGACGCTGCTCCCTGTCTGCCGCTGACTTA AAGACAAAACGGAAGCTGGATGAGGCAGCCCAACGTCTAGAATGTCTATATGAGAAGCTCTGCCAGGGGACA CTCTCGCCTCATGTCCTGGCTGGGCTCCGTGAGGTTGCCCGATGTGTGGACGCAGGAAGCTTTGAGCAGGGCCTTGCAGTGCATGCCCAGGTGGTGGGCTGCAGCAGCTTCAGCGAGGTCTCCAGCTTCATGCCTGTCCTGAAGGCCGTCCTCACCATTGCTCATAAGCTGCACACGTAA